Proteins from a single region of Drosophila biarmipes strain raj3 chromosome 3R, RU_DBia_V1.1, whole genome shotgun sequence:
- the LOC108025075 gene encoding transcription initiation factor TFIID subunit 12 isoform X1 has translation MSDLFTTFDSNGDAEHHLHHNSTSSGSGHHHDPPMASPSQNSPMTNNSNSSSQNGGPISGLGTGTGSGTPSGGSKSSNHTASAGGSENTPMLTKPRLMELVREVDTTTQLDEDVEELLLQIIDDFVEDTVKSTSAFAKHRKSNKIEVRDVQLHFERKYNMWIPGFGTDELRPYKRAAVTEAHKQRLALIRKTIKKY, from the exons ATGTCGGATCTCTTTACCACTTTCGATAGCAACGGCGACGCCGAGCACCACCTGCACCACAACTCCACATCGTCCGGCAGCGGGCACCACCACGACCCACCCATGGCCTCGCCCTCCCAAAACAGTCCGATGACCAACAACAGCAACTCATCCTCGCAGAACGGCGGTCCGATTTCCGGTTTGGGCACGGGTACGGGTTCGGGCACCCCATCCGGTGGTAGCAAGTCATCCAATCACACAGCATCCGCCGGCGGCTCCGAGAACACCCCC ATGCTTACCAAGCCGCGACTCATGGAGCTTGTCCGGGAGGTGGACACCACCACGCAGCTGGACGAGGATGTCGAGGAGCTGCTGCTCCAGATCATCGACGACTTCGTCGAGGACACCGTGAAGTCCACAAGCGCCTTCGCCAAGCACCGCAAGTCCAACAAGATCGAGGTGCGCGACGTCCAGCTGCACTTTGAGCGCAAGTACAACATGTGGATACCCGGCTTCGGCACGGACGAACTGCGTCCCTACAAGCGGGCTGCCGTCACGGAGGCTCACAAGCAGCGCCTGGCCCTCATCCGGAAGACGATTAAGAAGTACTAG
- the LOC108025385 gene encoding pre-mRNA-splicing factor Slu7: MSSGPMRTPVSQIIQSKHDQDAEEEPKKKSREDWRKAKELEEARKAGTAPAAVDEEGRDINPHIPQYISNAPWYYGSAGPTLKHQRPQHEDEQGQLDKRAPKGLNTSRIITKFRKGACENCGAVTHKRKDCLERPRKVQAKYAESIVVHDEHLVNEAAVNYDEKRDRWSSYDPANHREIIEEYEKVEEAKRQLKAEKLKNDPDAEISDEEGNEDKYVDEVDMPGTKVDSKQRITVRNLRIREDTAKYLRNLDPNSAYYDPKTRSMRDNPNPAVPEEEAEFAGENFVRFSGDTTAQATAQLFAWEAHGKGVDVHLLAEPTKLELLQKEYEQKKEQFKSSTKTHIVEKYGGEEHLQVPPKSLLLAQTEEYIEYSRSGKIIKGVEKPKARSIYEEDVYINNHTTVWGSFWNAGRWGYKCCKSFIKNSYCVGMQEPEGYSEQHPTSSSTVAAAEPGAQVQFKVPEVPPERPASEVDSAPSSESSSSEEEEVKPEKKKSKKKSKKREKKKKAKEQRKQKSKYKEAKEEEEKSKKKDVSEELDDRKRAYNSMYDVKAPTEDEIEEWKKKRPRSEDPMLQFM, encoded by the exons ATGAGTTCGGGGCCCATGCGCACGCCCGTCTCGCAGATCATCCAGAGCAAGCACGACCAGGATGCGGAGGAGGAGCCCAAGAAGAAGTCCCGCGAGGACTGGCGCAAGGccaaggagctggaggaggccCGGAAAGCGGGAACAGCTCCAGCCGCCGTGGACGAAGAGGGTCGCGACATAAATCCGCATATTCCACAGTATATATCCAATGCTCCGTGGTACTACGGTTCGGCGGGGCCTACACTCAAGCATCAGCGTCCGCAGCACGAGGACGAGCAGGGACAGCTGGACAAGAGGGCTCCCAAGGGTCTCAACACGTCGCGCATCATCACCAAGTTCAGGAAAGGCGCCTGCGAAAACTGCGGTGCAGTTACCCACAAGCGCAAGGATTGCCTGGAACGGCCGCGCAAGGTCCAAGCCAAGTACGCCGAGTCCATTGTCGTCCACGACGAGCACTTGGTCAACGAGGCGGCGGTCAACTATGACGAGAAACGAGACCGCTGGAGCAGCTATGATCCGGCCAACCACAGGGAGATCATCGAGGAGTACGAGAAGGTGGAGGAGGCCAAGCGACAGCTCAAGGCAGAGAAGCTCAAAAATG ACCCCGATGCCGAAATATCCGATGAGGAGGGCAACGAGGACAAATATGTGGATGAGGTGGACATGCCGGGCACCAAGGTCGACTCCAAACAGCGCATCACGGTGCGCAACTTGCGTATCCGTGAAGACACAGCTAAGTACCTGAGGAACTTGGACCCGAACTCAGCCTACTACGATCCCAAAACGCGCTCCATGCGTGACAATCCGAATCCCGCAGTACCCGAGGAAGA agCTGAGTTTGCCGGCGAAAATTTTGTGCGCTTCTCTGGAGACACCACAGCCCAGGCCACCGCCCAGTTGTTTGCCTGGGAGGCTCATGGCAAGGGAGTTGATGTCCATCTACTTGCCGAACCCACTaagctggagctgctgcaaAAAGAATACGAGCAGAAAAAAGAACAGTTCAAGTCGAGT ACTAAAACGCATATTGTGGAGAAGTATGGAGGCGAGGAGCACCTGCAGGTGCCGCCAAAGTCACTGTTACTGGCACAGACCGAGGAGTACATCGAGTACTCCCGCAGCGGCAAAATCATCAAGGGTGTGGAGAAGCCCAAGGCGCGCAGTATCTACGAGGAGGATGTGTACATCAACAACCACACGACCGTTTGGGGCAGCTTCTGGAACGCCGGTCGCTGGGGCTACAAGTGCTGCAAGTCCTTCATCAAGAACTCCTACTGTGTGGGCATGCAGGAGCCAGAGGGCTACTCAGAACAGCACCCCACCAGTTCCAGCACAGTAGCTGCCGCAGAGCCGGGAGCCCAAGTTCAATTTAAGGTACCTGAAGTGCCACCAGAAAGGCCCGCCTCCGAAGTAGACTCAGCTCCGAGTTCAGAATCCTCTTCGTCGGAAGAGGAGGAAGTAAAACCGGAGAAGAAAAAGTCCAAGAAGAAGTCGAAAAAGCGCGAGAAGAAAAAGAAGGCCAAGGAGCAGCGCAAACAGAAATCCAAGTACAAGGAAgccaaggaggaggaggagaagtcCAAGAAAAAGGACGTTTCCGAGGAACTTGACGATCGCAAGCGGGCGTACAACAGCATGTACGATGTGAAGGCGCCCACAGAAGACGAGATTGAGGAGTGGAAGAAGAAGCGGCCGAGGTCGGAAGATCCCATGCTGCAGTTTATGTAG
- the LOC108025075 gene encoding transcription initiation factor TFIID subunit 12 isoform X3 encodes MLTKPRLMELVREVDTTTQLDEDVEELLLQIIDDFVEDTVKSTSAFAKHRKSNKIEVRDVQLHFERKYNMWIPGFGTDELRPYKRAAVTEAHKQRLALIRKTIKKY; translated from the coding sequence ATGCTTACCAAGCCGCGACTCATGGAGCTTGTCCGGGAGGTGGACACCACCACGCAGCTGGACGAGGATGTCGAGGAGCTGCTGCTCCAGATCATCGACGACTTCGTCGAGGACACCGTGAAGTCCACAAGCGCCTTCGCCAAGCACCGCAAGTCCAACAAGATCGAGGTGCGCGACGTCCAGCTGCACTTTGAGCGCAAGTACAACATGTGGATACCCGGCTTCGGCACGGACGAACTGCGTCCCTACAAGCGGGCTGCCGTCACGGAGGCTCACAAGCAGCGCCTGGCCCTCATCCGGAAGACGATTAAGAAGTACTAG
- the LOC108025552 gene encoding beta-1,4-N-acetylgalactosaminyltransferase bre-4: MFVRLWLRSFHIYDLLLAIGLITLIVYLCLPFRFASHYEYIEESQIEEALLTQVTRNVSLQEVFKCDYSEIIAENRFVYHLSHYHGSVQRGAEIHPGGEFRPEGCQARYSTAIIVPYRQREEQLHAFLTYMHNYLPQQLIHYRIFLVEQFDHKPFNRAMLFNIGAQVAAEYGFPCLILHDVDLLPLNSGQIYACTERPRHMCSALDHWRFRLPYRGLFGGVVAINTVQFQQINGMSNLYHGWGGEDDDLYERLQAKNIDICRFAMEFSEYTMLKHKPERPNANRVALLRAATLRQHSDGLNSLVYKEVERRMHSLFTHILVET, from the coding sequence ATGTTCGTGCGGCTCTGGCTCCGGAGCTTCCACATCTATGACTTGCTCCTCGCCATCGGGCTGATCACCCTCATCGTGTACTTGTGCCTGCCCTTCCGGTTTGCCTCGCACTACGAGTACATCGAGGAATCGCAGATCGAGGAGGCACTGCTGACGCAGGTGACCCGGAATGTGTCCCTGCAGGAGGTCTTCAAGTGCGACTACTCGGAAATCATTGCCGAGAACAGGTTCGTCTACCATCTGTCCCACTACCACGGCTCGGTGCAGCGGGGCGCGGAAATCCATCCTGGTGGCGAGTTCCGTCCGGAAGGATGTCAGGCACGCTACAGCACCGCCATCATTGTGCCGTACAGGCAGCGCGAGGAGCAGCTGCACGCCTTCCTCACCTACATGCACAATTACCTGCCGCAGCAGCTGATCCACTATCGGATTTTCCTGGTCGAACAGTTCGATCACAAGCCCTTCAACCGGGCGATGCTCTTCAACATTGGCGCCCAGGTGGCAGCCGAGTATGGATTCCCCTGCCTGATCCTCCACGACGTGGACCTGCTGCCCCTTAATTCGGGCCAGATATACGCGTGCACCGAGCGTCCCCGGCACATGTGCTCCGCCCTGGATCACTGGCGGTTCCGACTGCCCTATCGAGGTCTGTTCGGCGGAGTGGTGGCCATCAACACCGTCCAGTTCCAGCAGATCAACGGGATGTCCAATCTGTATCACGGCTGGGGCGGCGAGGACGACGATCTCTACGAGCGCTTGCAGGCGAAGAACATCGACATCTGTCGATTTGCCATGGAGTTCAGTGAGTACACCATGCTGAAACACAAGCCGGAGCGACCCAATGCCAACCGTGTGGCGCTTCTGAGGGCGGCGACGCTGCGCCAGCACTCGGACGGACTCAATTCGCTGGTCTACAAGGAGGTGGAGCGACGAATGCACAGCCTGTTTACCCACATCCTGGTGGAGACCTGA
- the LOC108025386 gene encoding FK506-binding protein 2 — MKLTYFLLITVFVAACVASEPKVKIGVKKRVENCTRKAKNGDLVHVHYRGTLQDGSEFDSSYSRGTPFSFTLGARQVIKGWDQGILGMCEGEQRKLTIPPELGYGASGAGGGKIPPNAVLFFDTELAKIEPRAGSEEL, encoded by the exons ATGAAGTTGACTTATTTTCTGCTAATAACCGTTTTTGTGGCCGCCTGTGTGGCCAGCGAGCCCAAGGTGAAGATTGGGGTCAAGAAGCGCGTGGAGAACTGCACCCGGAAGGCCAAGAACGGCGACCTGGTCCACGTACACTACAGG GGCACGCTGCAAGATGGCTCCGAGTTCGACAGCAGCTACTCCCGCGGCACTCCCTTCTCCTTCACCCTGGGCGCGCGCCAGGTGATCAAGGGCTGGGACCAGGGCATCCTGGGCATGTGCGAGGGCGAGCAGCGGAAGCTAACGATTCCCCCCGAGCTGGGCTACGGAGCCAGTGGAGCGGGCGGCGGAAAGATTCCACCCAATGCCGTGCTCTTCTTCGACACGGAGTTGGCCAAAATCGAACCGCGTGCTGGTTCTGAAGAGCTGTAG
- the LOC108025388 gene encoding zinc finger protein 271: MKLPVICRTCDSTDTDNLLKLATPSKKYPDKLLSDILCELTDINLDAMGSQKMPQCLCSCCTKKLLGAYCYVKQALAANELLMKHLRNGAAPSATDCLQEAPMELCADQHVEVKLETEDEECGDNDVTMTCSELPEPDEMDVESKKSVDPLTMIETVKLETEPKSVQKLSEDEAASDSDDEDSLDNLPLGKRIQQWKLGRKPVFKCHDCPRSFKRAEFLKRHEICVHKQDTRSFACSLCIRKFSRSEALEAHLKVHRISKRSANLSEHKKAKEVDLNLCKPHGYKLIECMICQSQYNKIADLRRHLEEHPEIVSLGCRPNVEPHEMAELFYPDSKDLDEEQLISLIRKDLAAGIYQRFYSITNQSGYEMDLESSETDSDLDGDPEDQQKRRKRARKASYSCELCQQKFPRKYQLYDHQRQSHSWSEAPHVCGRCDGRFVSLQLLRHHNESQCRNAQKRFLCHKCPLRFRWKHNLKTHFREHRITNQTFECPECKRVFDKKKSLTVHLLSVHAEESKLIPCQWCSRKFYRHDYLIKHLKRHGLKEQDIPLAETLIAATSRPNGAKRITCRMCNLHFDRIVDLRAHIQLELKLSLSLHQSYDSLHNYSITNESGFELQLEDSETEDELQPSGVNRPVYICELCSVQCKRKFEMIQHQRTMHRFDKMPHECDDCIFKCVCKSIMDHHRQGQCCSTEKKHPCDKCSYKFMWPENLEQHVLLQHSQSSASNKTCINRTSTAGDLDKDAAEDGVPLLQCPHCDRTYQMKSRLNNHIRDVHINGDRKRKEAIKRFLCSLCGRETRSAAALVTHMRRHTGEKPFKCDLCEMAFPRHSELASHRRMHTGEKPFHCTVCGKDFARSDKLKRHMLTHSGLKPHKCTYCEKSYRQAKDLKLHLQQHTGECPFVCGTCGERFIQSSTLEKHRLMRRHFDEVEAWLRRQK, encoded by the exons ATGAAGCTGCCTGTGATTTGTCGCACCTGCGACTCCACGGACACCGACAACCTGCTGAAGCTGGCCACGCCCTCGAAAAAGTATCCGGACAAGCTGCTCTCGGATATTCTCTGCGAGCTCACAGatataaat CTGGATGCCATGGGAAGCCAGAAGATGCCGCAGTGCTTGTGTAGCTGCTGCACTAAGAAACTGCTGGGTGCCTATTGCTATGTAAAGCAGGCGCTGGCCGCCAACGAATTGCTGATGAAGCACCTGAGGAACGGAGCTGCTCCATCGGCCACAGACTGCCTGCAGGAGGCGCCCATGGAGCTGTGTGCCGATCAGCATGTGGAGGTCAAGCTGGAGACGGAAGACGAGGAGTGTGGCGACAACGATGTCACCATGACTTGCTCTGAACTCCCAGAGCCGGATGAAATGGATGTGGAGAGCAAGAAGTCCGTGGACCCTCTGACCATGATTGAGACGGTGAAGCTAGAAACGGAACCAAAAAGCGTGCAAAAGCTTTCGGAAGACGAGGCCGCATCGGACTCTGATGATGAGGA CTCCCTGGATAACCTGCCGCTGGGCAAGCGCATTCAACAGTGGAAGTTGGGAAGGAAGCCAGTTTTCAAATGCCACGATTGTCCTAGAAGCTTTAAACGAGCCGAGTTCCTAAAACGCCATGAAATCTGCGTGCACAAGCAGGATACCCGCTCGTTCGCCTGCTCACTCTGCATTCGGAAGTTCAGCCGCAGCGAAGCTCTCGAAGCGCACTTGAAAGTCCATCGGATCTCCAAGCGATCGGCCAACTTAAGCGAACATAAGAAGGCCAAGGAGGTGGATCTGAATCTCTGCAAGCCGCATGGCTATAAGCTAATAGAGTGTATGATCTGCCAGAGCCAGTACAACAAGATTGCCGATCTGCGGCGGCACTTGGAGGAGCACCCCGAGATAGTCAGTCTGGGCTGTCGGCCAAATGTGGAGCCGCACGAGATGGCGGAGCTATTTTATCCCGACTCCAAGGACCTCGATGAGGAGCAGTTGATCAGCCTGATTCGCAAGGATTTGGCGGCAGGCATCTATCAGCGATTCTATTCGATAACCAATCAAAGTGGTTACGAAATGGACCTGGAGAGCTCGGAGACGGACAGTGATCTGGACGGAGATCCCGAGGATCAGCAAAAGAGGCGAAAAAGGGCGCGCAAGGCCAGCTACAGCTGCGAACTGTGTCAGCAGAAGTTCCCGCGAAAATATCAGCTCTATGACCACCAGCGACAGAGTCACAGTTGGTCAGAGGCGCCTCATGTCTGCGGGCGGTGTGATGGACGTTTTGTGAGcctgcagctgctgcggcACCACAACGAGTCGCAGTGCAGGAATGCGCAGAAACGTTTTCTCTGCCACAAGTGCCCGCTCCGCTTCCGATGGAAACACAACCTAAAGACACACTTCCGCGAGCACAGGATTACA AATCAGACCTTCGAGTGCCCGGAGTGTAAGCGCGTCTTTGACAAAAAGAAATCCCTCACCGTTCACCTGCTCAGTGTACATGCAGAGGAATCGAAACTGATCCCCTGCCAGTGGTGCAGTCGCAAGTTCTACCGACACGACTACCTGATAAAGCACCTGAAGCGTCACGGACTCAAGGAACAGGACATTCCACTGGCTGAAACCTTGATAGCTGCCACCTCGCGGCCGAATGGAGCGAAGCGCATCACCTGCCGCATGTGCAACCTGCATTTCGATCGTATTGTGGATCTGCGAGCCCACATTCAGCTGGAACTGAAGCTGTCCCTGTCCCTGCACCAAAGCTACGATTCCCTGCATAACTACTCGATAACAAATGAGTCTGGCTTTGAGCTACAGCTAGAGGATTCGGAGACCGAGGATGAGTTGCAACCAAGTGGAGTTAATCGACCCGTCTACATCTGTGAGCTGTGTAGTGTGCAGTGTAAGCGGAAATTCGAGATGATCCAGCATCAGCGGACGATGCACCGTTTTGACAAAATGCCTCACGAGTGCGATGACTGCATTTTTAAGTGTGTGTGCAAG AGCATTATGGATCACCACCGGCAGGGCCAGTGTTGCAGTACAGAAAAGAAGCATCCTTGCGACAAGTGCTCCTACAAGTTCATGTGGCCGGAGAACCTGGAACAGCACGTTCTTCTGCAGCACAGCCAATCCTCCGCCAGCAATAAAACGTGCATCAACCGAACGTCTACTGCCGGTGACCTGGACAAGGATGCCGCCGAGGATGGGGTTCCGCTGCTCCAGTGTCCGCACTGCGATCGCACCTACCAGATGAAGTCGCGCCTAAACAACCACATCCGCGATGTGCACATCAATGGCGACCGCAAGCGCAAGGAGGCGATCAAGCGCTTCCTCTGCTCCTTGTGCGGCAGGGAGACAAGATCCGCAGCCGCTCTGGTGACCCATATGCGCCGTCACACTGGCGAGAAGCCGTTTAAGTGCGATCTGTGCGAGATGGCCTTTCCGCGGCACTCTGAGCTGGCCTCCCATCGCCGAATGCACACCGGCGAGAAGCCATTCCATTGCACGGTGTGCGGCAAGGATTTCGCCCGCTCCGACAAGCTCAAGCGCCACATGCTCACCCACAGCGGCCTAAAGCCACACAAGTGCACCTACTGCGAGAAGAGCTACCGCCAGGCCAAAGACCTGAAGCTCCACCTGCAGCAGCACACCGGCGAGTGCCCCTTCGTGTGCGGCACCTGCGGCGAGCGCTTCATCCAGAGCAGCACGCTGGAGAAGCACAGGCTGATGCGACGCCACTTCGACGAGGTGGAGGCGTGGCTGAGACGTCAGAAATAG
- the LOC108025423 gene encoding uncharacterized protein LOC108025423, with translation MSAAEAATADSQSPENVEDVEFVDMAFTKELREATKDVHNLTDVLVNAKFALALSDDEVWYDGLLAFYELYKFFETHLPERLLPKEFYRTAAFERDFDYFYGSGWRETYEPRPAVKKYLEHLEKVAAQNELLLFAYSYQMYMALMSGGQMLQKKRMIARKLWIFSKGADEEQQKQADKEAEVATARAADANLKEDDLQARPMPAQVTICPPGCEATYFPEKISVLKAKLRRVFNNHYGAFDDDLRAAFIEESRNVFRLNIEVVRTIKGVNRANLRKLALAVIFVSSIVLAVKFALK, from the exons ATGTCAGCGGCCGAGGCAGCAACAGCGGACAGTCAGTCCCCAGAGAATGTGGAGGATGTGGAATTCGTGGACATGGCCTTCACAAAGGAGTTGCGTGAAGCCACAAAGGATGTGCATAACCTGACCGATGTGCTGGTCAATGCAAAGTTCGCTCTAG CCCTGTCCGATGACGAGGTCTGGTACGACGGCCTTTTGGCCTTCTACGAACTGTACAAATTCTTCGAGACCCATCTGCCGGAGCGCCTGCTGCCCAAGGAGTTCTACAGGACAGCGGCCTTTGAGCGGGATTTCGATTACTTCTATGGTTCCGGCTGGAGGGAGACCTACGAGCCCCGCCCGGCGGTCAAGAAGTATCTGGAGCACCTGGAGAAGGTGGCCGCCCAGAACGAACTGCTGTTGTTTGCCTACTCCTACCAGATGTACATGGCCTTGATGTCCGGCGGACAGATGCTGCAGAAGAAGCGCATGATCGCTCGTAAACTGTGGATCTTCTCCAAGGGCGCCGACgaggagcagcagaagcaggCCGACAAGGAGGCGGAGGTAGCAACCGCCAGGGCTGCGGATGCCAATTTGAAAGAAGACGACTTGCAGGCCAGACCTATGCCCGCCCAGGTCACCATTTGTCCCCCTGGCTGCGAGGCCACCTATTTTCCAGAAAAG ATCTCCGTTCTAAAGGCCAAACTCAGGCGCGTTTTCAACAATCATTATGGAGCTTTTGACGATGATCTGCGTGCTGCTTTCATCGAGGAGAGTCGCAACGTATTCCGCCTAAATATAGAAGTAGTGCGGACAATCAAGGGCGTTAATCGTGCCAATCTTAGGAAGCTAGCCCTCGCTGTGATCTTCGTTTCTAGTATTGTGCTGGCCGTTAAGTTTGCCCTTAAGTAA
- the LOC108025478 gene encoding probable cleavage and polyadenylation specificity factor subunit 2 has product MTSIIKLHTISGAMDESPPCYILQIDDVRILLDCGWDEKFDANFIKELKRQVHTLDAVLLSHPDAYHLGALPYLVGKLGLNCPIYATIPVFKMGQMFMYDLYMSHFNMGDFDLFSLDDVDTAFEKITQLKYNQTVSLKGKGYGISITPLNAGHMIGGTIWKIVKVGEEDIVYATDFNHKKERHLSGCELDRLQRPSLLITDAYNAQYQQARRRARDEKLMTNILQTVRNNGNVLIAVDTAGRVLELAHMLDQLWKNKESGLMAYSLALLNNVSYNVIEFAKSQIEWMSDKLTKAFEGARNNPFQFKHIQLCHSLADVYKLPAGPKVVLASTPDLESGFTRDLFVQWASNANNSIILTTRTSPGTLAMELVENCTPGKQIELDVRRRVELEGAELEEYIRTQGEKLNPLIVKPDVEEESSSESEDDIEMSVITGKHDIVVRPEGRHHSGFFKSNKRHHVMFPYHEEKVKYDEYGEIINLDDYRIADTGGYDYVPMEEQNKENVKKEEPGVGADQQVNGGIGDNDVQLLEKPTKLINQRKTIEVNAQIQRIDFEGRSDGESMLKILSQLRPRRVIVIHGNAEGTQVVARHCEQNVGARVFTPQKGEIIDVTTEIHIYQVRLTEGLVSQLQFQKGKDAEVAWVDGRLGMRVKAIEAPMDVTVEQDAAVQEGKTLTLETLAEDEIPVHNSVLINELKLSDFKQILMRNNINSEFSGGVLWCSNGTLALRRVDVGKVAMEGCLSEEYYKIRELLYEQYAIV; this is encoded by the exons ATGACGTCCATTATTAAGCTGCACACTATATCCGGGGCGATGGACGAGTCGCCGCCGTGCTATATCCTCCAGATAGACGATGTACGGATTTTGCTGGACTGCGGGTGGGACGAAAAGTTCGACGCCAACTTCATCAAGGAGCTAAAGAG GCAAGTGCACACCCTGGATGCTGTGCTGCTGTCACATCCGGATGCATATCACCTGGGTGCCTTGCCGTACTTGGTGGGCAAGCTGGGACTCAATTGCCCCATTTATGCCACCATTCCCGTGTTCAAAATGGGCCAAATGTTCATGTACGACCTGTACATGTCGCACTTTAACATGGGCGACTTCGACCTCTTCTCGCTGGACGACGTGGACACGGCCTTCGAGAAGATCACCCAGCTAAAGTACAACCAAACGGTTTCGCTGAAGGGCAAGGGCTATGGCATATCCATAACGCCTCTGAATGCAGGACACATGATCGGCGGCACCATCTGGAAGATTGTCAAGGTGGGCGAGGAGGATATTGTCTACGCCACCGACTTCAATCACAAGAAGGAGCGTCATCTGAGCGGTTGTGAGCTGGACAGGCTACAGAGACCCTCGCTGCTCATCACCGATGCCTACAATGCACAGTACCAGCAGGCCAGAAGAAGGGCTCGCGATGAAAAACTGATGACCAACATCCTGCAGACGGTGCGCAATAATGGCAATGTACTGATAGCCGTGGACACGGCAGGACGTGTCCTAGAGCTGGCCCACATGTTGGACCAACTCTGGAAGAACAAGGAATCTGGTCTGATGGCCTACTCCCTGGCCCTTCTCAACAATGTCAGCTATAACGTGATTGAGTTTGCCAAATCGCAAATCGAATGGATGAGCGACAAACTCACAAAGGCCTTCGAGGGAGCCCGCAACAATCCCTTCCAGTTCAAGCACATCCAGCTTTGTCACTCGCTGGCGGATGTCTATAAGCTGCCGGCGGGTCCAAAAGTAGTGCTGGCCAGCACTCCAGACTTGGAGAGCGGATTCACAAGGGACCTCTTTGTGCAATGGGCCAGCAATGCCAACAACAGCATTATCCTGACCACTCGAACCTCTCCCGGGACTTTGGCAATGGAACTGGTAGAGAACTGCACGCCGGGCAAGCAAATCGAGTTGGACGTCAGGCGAAGGGTTGAACTAGAAGGTGCCGAGCTGGAGGAATACATTCGCACACAGGGCGAGAAACTAAATCCCCTCATCGTTAAACCCGATGTGGAGGAGGAGAGCAGTTCCGAGTCCGAAGACGACATCGAGATGAGCGTCATTACGGGTAAGCACGACATTGTGGTCCGGCCGGAGGGTCGTCATCATTCCGGCTTCTTCAAGTCCAACAAGCGACACCATGTGATGTTCCCCTATCACGAGGAGAAAGTGAAGTACGATGAGTACGGGGAGATCATCAATCTGGACGATTACCGAATTGCTGATACGGGGGGCTACGATTATGTTCCCATGGAGGAACAGAACAAGGAAAATGTAAAGAAGGAGGAACCTGGCGTAGGAGCAGATCAACAGGTTAACGGAGGCATCGGCGACAACGATGTTCAGCTGCTGGAGAAGCCCACTAAGCTGATAAACCAACGCAAAACTATCGAGGTGAATGCCCAGATTCAGAGGATCGATTTCGAAGGTCGCTCCGACGGCGAGTCCATGCTGAAGATTCTTTCCCAGCTCCGGCCACGGCGGGTTATTGTCATTCACGGCAATGCGGAGGGCACCCAAGTGGTGGCCAGACACTGCGAGCAGAATGTCGGAGCGCGAGTTTTCACTCCGCAGAAGGGGGAGATTATCGACGTCACAACTGAGATCCACATCTACCAGGTGCGCCTGACGGAGGGACTTGTCTCCCAGCTGCAGTTCCAAAAGGGCAAGGACGCAGAGGTGGCGTGGGTAGATGGTCGTCTTGGCATGCGTGTCAAGGCCATCGAAGCACCCATGGACGTCACGGTGGAGCAGGACGCAGCAGTGCAGGAAGGCAAGACCTTAACCCTGGAGACGCTGGCCGAGGATGAAATTCCAGTCCACAACTCTGTGCTCATTAACGAACTGAAGCTCTCCGACTTTAAGCAGATTCTCATGCGTAATAACATCAACTCGGAGTTCTCCGGCGGCGTGCTCTGGTGCAGCAATGGAACTCTGGCTTTGCGGCGCGTTGATGTCGGCAAAGTGGCCATGGAGGGCTGCTTGTCCGAGGAGTACTACAAGATCAGAGAGCTGCTTTACGAGCAGTATGCgattgtttaa
- the LOC108025075 gene encoding transcription initiation factor TFIID subunit 12 isoform X2, which yields MASPSQNSPMTNNSNSSSQNGGPISGLGTGTGSGTPSGGSKSSNHTASAGGSENTPMLTKPRLMELVREVDTTTQLDEDVEELLLQIIDDFVEDTVKSTSAFAKHRKSNKIEVRDVQLHFERKYNMWIPGFGTDELRPYKRAAVTEAHKQRLALIRKTIKKY from the exons ATGGCCTCGCCCTCCCAAAACAGTCCGATGACCAACAACAGCAACTCATCCTCGCAGAACGGCGGTCCGATTTCCGGTTTGGGCACGGGTACGGGTTCGGGCACCCCATCCGGTGGTAGCAAGTCATCCAATCACACAGCATCCGCCGGCGGCTCCGAGAACACCCCC ATGCTTACCAAGCCGCGACTCATGGAGCTTGTCCGGGAGGTGGACACCACCACGCAGCTGGACGAGGATGTCGAGGAGCTGCTGCTCCAGATCATCGACGACTTCGTCGAGGACACCGTGAAGTCCACAAGCGCCTTCGCCAAGCACCGCAAGTCCAACAAGATCGAGGTGCGCGACGTCCAGCTGCACTTTGAGCGCAAGTACAACATGTGGATACCCGGCTTCGGCACGGACGAACTGCGTCCCTACAAGCGGGCTGCCGTCACGGAGGCTCACAAGCAGCGCCTGGCCCTCATCCGGAAGACGATTAAGAAGTACTAG